In Opitutus sp., one genomic interval encodes:
- a CDS encoding acetyl-CoA carboxylase carboxyltransferase subunit beta — protein MSIFSKPKYSTVVVKKKDIPKGMWTKCPISGEIVFNKELEDNQMVVPKSGYHYPIGAHERIAALFDEGTFTEADATIRSADPLKFVDSQKYPDRIKKYERDSGLTEAVVCGTGEIHGIQVSVAVMDFRFCGGAMGSAAGEKITRAIEVALKKKIPCVIFSASGGARMQEGIFSLMQMAKTSAALGRLAEAKLPYISVLTHPTMGGVTASFAVLGDLNIAEPGALIGFAGARVIKDTVKQTLPAGFQTAEFLQKHGLIDMIVSRLEMRDSLRDVLQALYLKKRPVAKK, from the coding sequence ATGTCGATTTTCAGCAAACCGAAGTATTCCACTGTTGTGGTTAAGAAGAAGGATATCCCCAAGGGGATGTGGACCAAATGTCCGATCTCCGGCGAGATCGTCTTCAATAAGGAGCTGGAGGACAACCAGATGGTCGTGCCCAAGTCGGGTTACCACTACCCCATCGGCGCGCACGAGCGCATCGCCGCGCTCTTCGACGAAGGCACCTTCACCGAGGCTGACGCCACGATCCGTTCGGCCGACCCGCTCAAGTTCGTCGATTCCCAAAAATACCCCGACCGCATCAAAAAGTACGAACGTGACAGCGGCCTGACCGAGGCGGTTGTCTGCGGCACGGGTGAGATCCATGGGATTCAGGTCTCTGTGGCGGTCATGGACTTCCGTTTTTGCGGTGGCGCCATGGGATCGGCGGCGGGAGAGAAAATCACCCGCGCGATCGAAGTCGCGTTGAAGAAGAAGATTCCCTGCGTGATTTTCAGCGCTTCTGGCGGTGCGCGTATGCAGGAAGGCATTTTCTCGCTCATGCAGATGGCGAAAACCAGTGCGGCCTTGGGACGATTGGCCGAGGCCAAGTTGCCCTACATTTCGGTGCTCACGCACCCGACCATGGGCGGGGTGACCGCCAGTTTCGCGGTTTTGGGCGACCTGAACATCGCCGAGCCGGGCGCACTGATCGGTTTTGCCGGTGCGCGTGTCATTAAAGACACGGTCAAACAAACCCTTCCTGCGGGTTTCCAGACCGCCGAATTCCTACAAAAGCACGGCCTTATCGATATGATTGTCAGCCGCTTGGAAATGCGCGACAGCCTGCGCGATGTACTGCAAGCGCTGTACCTTAAAAAACGCCCCGTCGCGAAAAAGTGA
- the ruvX gene encoding Holliday junction resolvase RuvX, translating into MRFLGIDYGSRRIGLAYGDELGIATPLPALTDAEPKQRRDKLAALVKQRRITELVVGFPYNMNGTVGFKAKEVEGFAESLKREFGLPLHFIDERLTSHMAESGMNQKQLREIRAQGIIDSRAAAIILQDFLDQRFPSILPGGGA; encoded by the coding sequence ATGCGTTTTCTAGGAATTGATTACGGCTCACGCCGCATCGGTTTGGCTTACGGCGACGAGCTGGGCATCGCCACGCCGTTGCCCGCCCTCACCGATGCCGAGCCCAAACAGCGCCGCGACAAGTTGGCCGCCTTGGTCAAGCAGCGCCGCATCACCGAGCTGGTGGTAGGCTTTCCCTACAATATGAACGGCACGGTCGGTTTTAAGGCCAAGGAGGTCGAGGGCTTCGCCGAGAGCTTGAAGCGCGAATTCGGCCTGCCGCTGCACTTCATCGACGAGCGCCTCACCTCCCACATGGCCGAGTCCGGCATGAACCAAAAACAGCTCCGCGAAATCCGCGCCCAGGGAATCATCGATTCGCGCGCGGCCGCCATTATCTTGCAGGACTTTTTGGACCAACGCTTTCCATCCATCCTGCCCGGAGGCGGAGCGTAA
- a CDS encoding dTMP kinase, whose protein sequence is MPLKNKILGKLVSFEGSEGSGKSTQISRLAKHLQLLGRDVITTREPGGTEIGEQIRNILVHNSKGDEMCAETELLLFTAARAQLVRQIIAPALSSGTVVLSDRFLDSTTVYQGIARRLASDPVNLINQFAVGNVMPDLTVIIDVPTELGLQRIRQRASGLPDRMERENIDFYNKVREGYLLLAKSMPRRFLVIDGSHDEDQVEKAIWTGLQKLFT, encoded by the coding sequence ATGCCCCTGAAAAACAAAATCCTCGGTAAACTCGTATCCTTCGAAGGCTCGGAGGGGAGCGGCAAGTCCACTCAAATTTCCCGCCTCGCCAAACACCTGCAACTGCTCGGCCGCGATGTGATCACCACGCGTGAGCCCGGCGGCACGGAAATCGGCGAGCAGATCCGCAATATCCTAGTTCATAATTCCAAGGGCGACGAGATGTGCGCCGAGACCGAGTTGCTCCTTTTCACCGCCGCCCGCGCACAATTGGTCCGCCAGATCATCGCCCCCGCCCTCAGCAGCGGCACCGTGGTGCTCTCCGACCGCTTCCTCGATTCGACCACGGTTTACCAGGGCATTGCCCGCCGACTCGCCAGCGATCCAGTCAACCTCATCAACCAGTTCGCCGTTGGCAACGTCATGCCCGACCTCACCGTCATCATCGACGTGCCCACCGAGCTCGGCTTACAACGCATCCGCCAGCGCGCCTCCGGCCTGCCCGACCGCATGGAGCGCGAGAACATCGATTTCTACAACAAGGTGCGCGAGGGCTACCTGCTGCTCGCCAAAAGCATGCCGCGCCGCTTCCTCGTCATCGACGGCTCACACGACGAGGATCAAGTCGAAAAAGCCATCTGGACCGGCCTGCAAAAACTCTTCACCTGA
- a CDS encoding cell envelope integrity protein TolA, whose translation MSSHPRTPAFFASLTLHALLMGVVMWFAYSKIKKSEEETPKIFELVMGEGDNFAATEAPALGTPGGGIKIEIPGPPTPTPSPVEAAPPEPEPSPVEPAPPAKPAPVPPAVKTPPKAAPAPKEYKPVNMAKMVDRIADKRAANIEKKIKADQKAADDRAAKEAALNAKRMTKEDFDRQNKGKSSPSQTSAKSGGGTGATKRIDAEGIAKGVVGGSTANKIGGAGGTALTREDIELSEAYISLLKMRLMEAHKKCVPTGLSDLLQATVKFRLTSSGTVVGVTIIGSSRNDDYDRSVLEAFRRITLPRPPSNLKTSDYELTFKMKEIL comes from the coding sequence ATGTCGTCGCACCCCCGCACCCCGGCGTTTTTCGCCTCGCTCACGCTGCACGCGTTGCTGATGGGCGTGGTGATGTGGTTTGCCTACTCGAAAATTAAAAAGTCGGAGGAGGAGACGCCGAAGATTTTTGAATTGGTAATGGGCGAGGGTGATAACTTCGCTGCCACCGAGGCGCCGGCGCTGGGCACGCCCGGAGGCGGCATCAAGATCGAGATTCCCGGGCCGCCCACCCCGACGCCCTCTCCGGTCGAAGCCGCTCCGCCCGAGCCGGAACCCTCCCCGGTGGAGCCAGCCCCGCCGGCTAAGCCCGCGCCCGTGCCCCCCGCGGTCAAGACCCCGCCTAAGGCCGCGCCCGCTCCCAAGGAATATAAACCGGTTAATATGGCCAAAATGGTGGACCGCATCGCCGACAAGCGCGCCGCCAACATCGAGAAAAAGATCAAGGCCGATCAAAAAGCCGCCGATGATCGCGCCGCCAAGGAGGCGGCGCTGAACGCCAAGCGGATGACCAAGGAGGACTTTGATCGTCAAAACAAAGGCAAGTCGTCGCCCTCGCAGACCTCGGCCAAATCGGGTGGCGGCACCGGTGCGACCAAGCGGATCGACGCCGAAGGCATCGCCAAGGGCGTCGTCGGTGGCTCGACCGCGAACAAAATCGGTGGCGCGGGCGGCACGGCGCTCACGCGTGAAGACATCGAGCTCTCCGAGGCCTATATTTCCCTGCTGAAAATGCGCCTCATGGAGGCCCACAAAAAATGCGTTCCTACGGGGTTAAGTGACTTGTTACAGGCGACGGTTAAGTTCCGCCTTACCTCCAGTGGTACCGTGGTGGGTGTGACCATCATTGGCTCGTCGCGTAACGACGATTACGACCGCTCGGTGCTGGAGGCGTTTCGCCGGATCACTCTGCCTCGTCCGCCCTCCAACCTTAAGACCAGCGACTACGAGCTCACCTTTAAGATGAAGGAAATTCTCTGA
- a CDS encoding ComF family protein, with protein MWRGLTDVVFPPTCVHCGGLVEGGRLRQVCVACTPLIHVVAAPHCTTCGSPFFGAVEGERICPHCVALHPQFGEGRTVTLFTGPARALIHGLKYRKGHHLLDDLEHIVHACDPVKEFLKNSILVPVPLHPRKLRERGYNQTALLSAVLARAAGGTTRVEPVLRRVVDTPSQTTFDRKARQANLKNAFALARGASINPRSPYILVDDVFTTGSTLNSCAGVLRRAGAVNLNVITFSHG; from the coding sequence GTGTGGCGCGGGTTAACTGATGTGGTGTTTCCGCCGACATGCGTGCACTGCGGTGGGCTGGTCGAGGGCGGGCGGCTGCGGCAGGTTTGCGTGGCCTGCACGCCGCTCATCCATGTGGTTGCGGCACCGCATTGTACGACGTGCGGAAGCCCGTTTTTCGGCGCCGTCGAAGGCGAGCGTATCTGCCCGCATTGCGTCGCGTTGCACCCACAATTTGGCGAGGGGCGCACGGTCACACTATTTACCGGCCCGGCGCGCGCCCTAATCCACGGGCTGAAATATCGCAAAGGCCACCACCTGCTCGACGACTTAGAACATATCGTGCACGCCTGCGATCCCGTGAAGGAGTTTTTGAAAAACTCAATTCTGGTGCCCGTGCCGCTGCACCCGCGCAAGCTGCGCGAGCGGGGCTACAACCAGACTGCGCTGCTTTCCGCCGTGCTGGCGCGGGCAGCGGGCGGGACCACGCGGGTTGAGCCGGTTCTGCGCCGAGTAGTGGACACCCCCTCACAAACCACCTTCGACCGCAAAGCCCGACAGGCTAACCTAAAAAATGCCTTTGCACTGGCCCGAGGCGCCTCCATAAATCCGCGCTCACCTTACATTCTCGTCGATGATGTTTTTACCACAGGCTCAACCCTCAACTCCTGCGCCGGCGTTCTCCGCCGCGCTGGGGCGGTGAATCTCAACGTCATCACCTTTAGTCACGGTTAA
- a CDS encoding MotA/TolQ/ExbB proton channel family protein, translating to MTPILASANLLRIFSDTDVFGQALTVGLGVFSLVAWTVMFGKFNELKRLQDMNLAFEQRLRDERTLLDLPESLRNKRAIPYADLFADAVESYWRAASILKEKGEDNSRARLEHAENAIQRAIARQVLRYETSMIFLATIVSGAPFIGLLGTVWGVMEAFSAVADQQTASIRTLAPGVSAALLTTIAGLVVAIPSMFGYNFLLGKVKQLSMEIENYASSLADRLELESKK from the coding sequence ATGACACCCATTCTCGCTTCCGCCAACCTGCTCCGCATCTTCAGTGACACCGATGTTTTCGGGCAGGCCCTCACCGTTGGACTCGGTGTATTCAGTTTGGTTGCCTGGACGGTGATGTTTGGGAAATTTAATGAGCTCAAGCGGCTGCAAGATATGAACCTCGCCTTCGAGCAGCGCCTGCGCGACGAGCGCACCTTGCTCGACCTGCCTGAGTCGCTGCGTAACAAGCGAGCCATTCCCTACGCCGATCTGTTCGCCGATGCCGTCGAGTCGTATTGGCGCGCCGCTTCCATTCTAAAAGAAAAGGGTGAAGACAACAGTCGCGCCCGTCTTGAACACGCTGAAAACGCCATTCAACGCGCCATCGCCCGCCAGGTGCTGCGCTACGAGACGAGCATGATCTTCCTGGCCACCATCGTCTCGGGTGCGCCGTTCATTGGGTTGCTCGGTACGGTTTGGGGCGTGATGGAGGCCTTTAGCGCAGTGGCCGACCAGCAGACTGCGAGTATTCGCACCCTCGCCCCCGGCGTGTCGGCGGCGTTGCTCACCACCATCGCCGGCCTGGTGGTCGCTATTCCTTCGATGTTCGGCTACAACTTCCTCCTCGGAAAAGTAAAGCAGCTTTCCATGGAGATCGAAAACTACGCCAGCTCGCTGGCCGACCGGCTCGAACTCGAGTCGAAGAAATAA
- the hflX gene encoding GTPase HflX, whose product MADFLDNTPQKDLKRVERAYLVGIQTHEMPTGEAEELLNELQELVENLQITVVGRNLVNLRAPTPATLVGSGKAQEIVDAAKALNCDVIVFDEGLTPAQQRNLEKLSGVAVIDRQEVILDVFADRAQTREAVIQVALARMEYSLPRLTRAWTHLSRQGGGGGGMGGEGETQLEQDRRLVNDRITRLKRELIDVRKQRSVQRHKRQRVPVPTCAIVGYTNAGKSSLLNTLTGAHVLAEDKLFATLDPTTRQLILRGNQKLLVTDTVGFIRRLPHGLVEAFKATLEEAMVANFLIHVLDVTTPNLAAHHTTTLSVLKELGAEGKRILTVFNKVDAATEAQINTARLLDAEGIFVSAHTGQGLDALVDHCLELIADAFGSMELFIPHSRYDLIAKLHAIGHVQNEEQEDTGVRLHVRIPPSQMSPFAPFVVAAE is encoded by the coding sequence ATGGCCGACTTCCTTGATAACACCCCGCAAAAAGATCTGAAACGCGTTGAGCGTGCCTACCTCGTTGGCATCCAAACCCACGAAATGCCCACGGGCGAAGCCGAGGAGTTGCTCAACGAACTCCAAGAACTCGTCGAGAATCTCCAGATCACGGTAGTCGGCCGCAACCTCGTCAACCTGCGCGCCCCCACGCCCGCCACGCTCGTCGGCAGCGGCAAGGCCCAGGAAATCGTCGATGCCGCCAAGGCGCTCAACTGCGACGTGATTGTGTTCGACGAGGGGCTCACTCCGGCCCAGCAGCGCAATTTGGAAAAACTCTCCGGGGTCGCTGTCATCGACCGCCAAGAGGTGATTTTGGACGTGTTCGCCGACCGCGCGCAAACTCGCGAGGCGGTTATCCAGGTCGCCTTGGCGCGGATGGAGTACTCCCTGCCGCGCCTGACCCGCGCTTGGACCCACCTTTCTCGCCAAGGGGGCGGCGGCGGCGGTATGGGCGGCGAAGGTGAAACCCAGCTCGAGCAGGATCGCCGCTTGGTCAACGACCGCATTACCCGGCTCAAGCGCGAGCTCATCGACGTGCGCAAACAGCGCAGCGTTCAGCGCCACAAACGCCAGCGTGTGCCCGTGCCCACCTGCGCCATCGTCGGCTACACCAACGCCGGCAAATCCTCCCTGCTCAACACCCTCACCGGCGCCCACGTGCTCGCCGAGGACAAGTTGTTTGCCACCCTCGACCCCACCACCCGCCAGTTGATCCTGCGCGGCAACCAGAAGCTGCTCGTCACGGACACGGTCGGCTTTATCCGCCGCCTGCCGCACGGCCTAGTCGAAGCGTTCAAAGCCACGCTGGAAGAAGCCATGGTGGCCAATTTTCTGATACACGTGCTCGATGTGACCACGCCCAACCTCGCCGCCCACCACACGACGACGCTGTCGGTGCTCAAGGAGCTCGGCGCTGAGGGCAAACGCATCCTCACGGTGTTTAACAAAGTCGACGCGGCGACCGAAGCGCAGATCAATACCGCGCGCCTGCTCGACGCCGAGGGGATTTTTGTGAGTGCGCACACCGGCCAGGGACTCGACGCACTGGTTGATCACTGTTTGGAACTGATCGCCGATGCGTTTGGTTCGATGGAGTTGTTTATCCCGCACAGCCGCTACGACCTGATCGCCAAATTGCATGCGATCGGGCACGTGCAAAACGAAGAGCAAGAGGACACCGGCGTGCGCCTGCACGTGCGTATCCCGCCCTCGCAGATGTCCCCATTTGCGCCCTTCGTGGTAGCGGCGGAGTAG
- a CDS encoding mannose-1-phosphate guanylyltransferase, which translates to MPQHFIVIIAGGKGERFWPQSRAPRPKHLLPIVGSKPLLTQTIDRVKPLAPAKNIFVITSAIQEKAVRAVCKGIPAANIIAEPVGRDTAAAVGLAAAIVAARDPQGIFAVLPADHVIHDSKAYAADLAAAFAAAGAAEVMVTIGITPTEPATGFGYIQRAAKWKSFNRRPVFNVQRFVEKPKLAVAESYLASGDYLWNAGMFVWSVPVVEKALAQHAMDLNAALQPIRAALAKKRPLAGVLKKVYPTLPKISVDYALLEKSSNVVVLPSSFDWDDVGAWPAVAKHFKPDAAGNVSRGLAVVEQGSRNIVFSEGGHLVTLLGVDDLIVVHTADATLVCPKSKAQDIKALLKQVEALKGGAKWL; encoded by the coding sequence ATGCCACAGCACTTCATCGTCATTATCGCCGGGGGTAAAGGTGAGCGTTTCTGGCCGCAGAGCCGCGCGCCGCGTCCCAAGCACCTGTTGCCCATCGTCGGCTCCAAGCCGTTGCTCACCCAAACCATCGACCGGGTAAAACCGCTCGCGCCGGCCAAAAACATTTTTGTCATCACCAGCGCCATTCAGGAAAAGGCCGTGCGCGCGGTCTGCAAAGGCATCCCGGCCGCCAACATCATCGCCGAACCCGTGGGGCGCGACACCGCCGCCGCCGTGGGCCTGGCCGCCGCCATCGTCGCGGCACGCGATCCGCAGGGGATTTTTGCGGTGCTGCCCGCCGATCACGTCATCCATGACAGCAAGGCTTACGCGGCGGATCTCGCCGCAGCGTTCGCCGCCGCCGGGGCCGCCGAGGTGATGGTGACCATCGGCATCACGCCCACCGAACCGGCCACCGGGTTTGGCTACATCCAGCGCGCCGCGAAGTGGAAGTCCTTTAACCGCCGCCCGGTGTTCAACGTCCAACGTTTCGTCGAAAAACCAAAGCTGGCGGTCGCCGAGAGCTACCTCGCCTCGGGCGATTATTTATGGAATGCGGGCATGTTTGTGTGGAGCGTTCCCGTGGTTGAAAAGGCTCTGGCTCAACACGCTATGGATCTGAACGCCGCGCTCCAACCGATCCGCGCCGCGCTGGCCAAAAAGCGCCCGCTGGCCGGGGTATTGAAGAAGGTTTACCCGACCTTGCCCAAGATTTCGGTCGATTACGCGCTGCTGGAAAAATCCAGCAACGTGGTGGTGCTGCCGTCGTCGTTTGATTGGGACGACGTGGGCGCTTGGCCGGCGGTGGCCAAACATTTTAAGCCGGATGCGGCGGGCAACGTGTCGCGCGGGCTCGCGGTGGTGGAACAGGGAAGCCGCAACATCGTGTTCAGCGAAGGCGGCCACTTGGTCACGCTGCTCGGCGTGGACGACCTGATTGTGGTGCACACCGCCGACGCGACCCTGGTTTGCCCCAAGTCGAAGGCGCAGGACATCAAGGCGTTGCTCAAACAGGTGGAGGCCCTCAAAGGCGGCGCCAAGTGGCTGTAA
- a CDS encoding biopolymer transporter ExbD, whose translation MARTFRQRRQMHAVAELNVTNLLDLAFVLLIIFMIATPLITAEQTIPINLPSESKSDQSKPDPDVTFQQISIDRQGAYFFSGTRMTLSELQARLRQLAGEKKPPVIRIRADLTLQWQQVVTLMDELKKNNLSKISFDTQAPD comes from the coding sequence ATGGCCCGCACCTTTCGCCAGCGTCGCCAGATGCACGCCGTCGCGGAGTTGAACGTCACCAACCTCCTCGACCTCGCCTTCGTGCTGCTGATCATTTTCATGATCGCCACTCCGCTCATCACCGCCGAGCAGACGATTCCCATCAACCTGCCCTCGGAGTCCAAGAGCGACCAGTCCAAGCCGGATCCCGACGTCACGTTTCAACAGATATCCATCGACCGCCAGGGCGCGTATTTTTTCAGCGGCACCCGTATGACCCTCTCCGAGCTGCAAGCGCGCCTACGCCAGCTCGCCGGCGAGAAGAAGCCACCGGTCATCCGTATCCGCGCCGATCTTACGCTGCAATGGCAGCAGGTCGTCACGCTCATGGACGAGTTAAAGAAGAACAACCTGTCGAAAATCTCCTTCGACACCCAGGCCCCGGACTAA
- the truA gene encoding tRNA pseudouridine(38-40) synthase TruA has product MADAAATPTRWKCTVAYDGTAFAGWQIQPNAETVQAVIERRLAEVLKAPVDITGSGRTDAGVHARGQVFHFDAHWPHEPAKLLTALRIGLPPTIQIQSAERVPASFHARFGATGKIYHFSLCHGAYADPFTQAYTWSMPRKLDVGAMRAAAAILVGTHDFRAFTAIPGSGIAKEDTVRTVRRLDLVEDGHRLRLEAEGNGFLYKMVRSLTGALVDVGLGRFSPADMEPILASQIRTQRVFTAPPQGLCLVEVFYG; this is encoded by the coding sequence ATCGCGGACGCCGCCGCCACCCCGACCCGCTGGAAATGCACCGTCGCCTACGACGGCACGGCGTTCGCCGGCTGGCAAATCCAGCCCAACGCCGAGACCGTCCAGGCGGTCATCGAGCGCCGTCTGGCCGAGGTGCTCAAAGCGCCGGTAGACATCACTGGCAGCGGGCGCACCGACGCCGGCGTCCACGCCCGCGGGCAGGTGTTTCACTTTGACGCCCATTGGCCGCACGAGCCGGCCAAATTGTTAACCGCCCTGCGCATCGGGTTGCCGCCGACCATCCAGATTCAATCGGCCGAGCGGGTTCCAGCCAGTTTCCATGCGCGCTTCGGGGCCACGGGGAAAATCTACCATTTCTCGCTCTGCCACGGGGCTTATGCGGATCCGTTTACGCAGGCTTACACCTGGTCGATGCCGCGCAAACTCGACGTTGGGGCGATGCGGGCGGCGGCGGCGATTCTGGTGGGAACGCACGATTTCCGCGCGTTTACCGCCATTCCCGGCAGCGGCATCGCCAAGGAAGACACCGTGCGCACGGTCAGGCGCCTCGATTTGGTCGAGGACGGGCACCGCCTGCGCCTGGAGGCCGAGGGCAACGGGTTTTTGTATAAAATGGTGCGCAGCCTCACCGGTGCGCTGGTCGATGTCGGGCTGGGCCGGTTTAGTCCGGCCGACATGGAGCCGATCCTCGCCAGCCAAATTCGCACCCAGCGGGTATTTACCGCGCCACCGCAGGGGCTTTGTCTGGTCGAAGTGTTCTATGGGTGA
- a CDS encoding bifunctional folylpolyglutamate synthase/dihydrofolate synthase — MSPIDAQLADYASTQDYLFSLKAKGVKYGVDRMRLLVAGLGHPERATPAIHIAGTNGKGSVAALLEACFAAAGWCTGLYTSPHLVKLGERVQVARLPLSEAEIVAFARELCPIAEAVSSGSPDDHPSFFEFMTAMAFLQFKRKNCDIALIETGLGGRLDATNVVNPEVAVITSIGLDHCEMLGDTIPQIAEEKAGIIKAGKPVVIGRLPPEAEAVIRRVAAEQGAPVHSVREIFGEDVADYPKPALEGDYQRANAAVAVLVTRCLDARWGLSAEVVGRGIAAVRWPGRWQRTTIGGRSLILDASHNPEGAGVLEAHLRQLVAAEGRKPVVVTGVLGVARARPLLETISRYAAEIHLVMPQQSRASSFEELEALIPNSFSGKVSRATVAGVFPAAGVCTVGGLTDTVVVTGSIYLLGEVLARIEPERGAIENRLQDF; from the coding sequence ATGAGTCCTATTGATGCGCAGCTGGCCGATTACGCGTCGACCCAGGATTACCTGTTCTCGCTGAAGGCCAAGGGCGTGAAATATGGGGTCGATCGCATGCGCCTGCTCGTGGCCGGTCTCGGCCATCCCGAGCGGGCCACACCGGCTATCCATATCGCCGGCACCAACGGCAAAGGCTCGGTGGCCGCGTTGCTCGAAGCGTGTTTCGCCGCCGCCGGCTGGTGCACCGGCCTCTACACCTCACCGCATCTGGTCAAACTGGGCGAACGTGTCCAGGTTGCCCGCCTGCCCCTGTCCGAGGCCGAGATCGTCGCCTTCGCCCGCGAGCTCTGCCCGATCGCCGAGGCGGTCAGTAGCGGTAGCCCCGACGACCACCCGAGCTTTTTTGAGTTCATGACGGCGATGGCATTTTTGCAGTTTAAACGAAAAAACTGCGACATTGCCCTCATCGAGACCGGCTTAGGCGGGCGACTCGACGCCACCAACGTGGTTAACCCCGAGGTCGCCGTGATCACCTCCATCGGCCTCGACCACTGCGAGATGCTGGGCGACACGATCCCCCAAATCGCCGAGGAAAAAGCGGGCATCATCAAAGCGGGCAAACCGGTGGTGATCGGGCGCCTGCCGCCGGAGGCCGAGGCGGTCATTCGCCGGGTCGCCGCCGAACAAGGCGCGCCGGTCCACTCCGTGCGGGAAATCTTTGGCGAGGACGTGGCCGATTACCCCAAACCGGCGCTGGAGGGCGATTATCAACGCGCGAACGCAGCGGTCGCTGTGCTGGTGACGCGCTGCCTCGATGCGCGCTGGGGCCTGAGCGCCGAGGTGGTCGGACGCGGGATCGCCGCGGTGCGATGGCCGGGACGCTGGCAGCGCACGACGATCGGCGGGCGCTCGCTGATTCTCGATGCTTCGCACAATCCCGAAGGGGCCGGTGTGCTGGAGGCGCACTTGAGGCAACTGGTTGCCGCAGAGGGGCGTAAGCCAGTGGTGGTCACCGGTGTACTGGGCGTGGCGCGGGCGCGGCCGTTATTGGAAACCATTAGCCGCTATGCGGCCGAAATTCATCTGGTCATGCCGCAACAGTCGCGGGCAAGTTCCTTCGAGGAGCTCGAAGCGCTGATACCGAACAGTTTTTCGGGGAAAGTAAGTCGGGCGACGGTGGCCGGGGTGTTCCCTGCGGCGGGTGTTTGCACGGTCGGCGGGCTGACGGACACGGTGGTGGTCACCGGATCGATTTACCTGCTGGGTGAGGTTCTGGCGCGAATCGAGCCGGAGCGCGGCGCGATCGAGAACCGGTTGCAGGATTTTTAG
- a CDS encoding DNA polymerase III subunit gamma/tau translates to MPAPSLPWPASLTGTPAVAVIERAIERRRLSHSLLITGEDHDILLAVAHAIADRLLNTPQSSAPFPPESHPDCFHLRPAKKMRQISADATRELIGKVQVSATVATQKVAIIHECDRMNVSAANIFLKTLEEPPANTSLLLLTTRPYALLTTIRSRCLHFRFPGVGATFTPDGWSAWITDYQAWLGRLAEGVSEKKSVADSVFGAYGLTARFAAVLDFATAEIWKKQKAALAVELTDDEEEAMETGIANGLRARLFADIERATRNFALPALRQNTGTARRALTGAIDKLEHDVGLLRLNLNESAALEDFLLSSLRLWSARK, encoded by the coding sequence GTGCCCGCGCCCTCGCTGCCTTGGCCTGCCTCGCTGACCGGCACCCCCGCCGTCGCGGTGATCGAACGCGCCATCGAGCGGCGGCGACTCTCGCATAGCTTGCTCATCACCGGCGAGGACCACGACATCCTGCTGGCCGTTGCCCACGCGATCGCCGACCGCCTGCTCAATACCCCGCAGTCTAGCGCGCCGTTCCCACCCGAGTCCCACCCCGATTGCTTCCACCTGCGTCCGGCGAAAAAAATGCGCCAGATCAGCGCCGACGCGACCCGCGAGCTCATCGGCAAGGTTCAAGTCTCGGCCACCGTCGCCACCCAGAAAGTCGCCATCATTCACGAGTGCGACCGCATGAACGTCTCGGCCGCCAATATTTTCCTCAAAACCCTGGAGGAGCCGCCGGCCAACACCAGCCTGCTGCTGCTGACGACCCGCCCCTACGCGCTGCTCACCACCATCCGCAGCCGCTGCCTGCATTTCCGCTTCCCCGGCGTGGGCGCTACCTTCACTCCCGACGGCTGGAGCGCCTGGATCACCGATTACCAAGCGTGGCTGGGCCGTTTAGCCGAAGGGGTGTCCGAAAAAAAATCCGTCGCCGACTCGGTTTTCGGGGCCTACGGACTGACTGCGCGCTTCGCTGCGGTGCTGGACTTCGCCACCGCCGAGATCTGGAAAAAACAAAAGGCGGCCCTTGCCGTGGAACTCACCGACGACGAGGAGGAGGCCATGGAAACGGGCATCGCCAACGGCCTGCGCGCCCGCCTGTTTGCCGACATCGAACGGGCGACGCGCAACTTCGCCCTGCCCGCGCTGCGCCAGAACACCGGAACCGCCCGCCGCGCCCTCACCGGTGCCATCGACAAACTCGAACATGACGTCGGCCTGCTCCGGTTAAACCTAAACGAGTCCGCCGCGCTGGAGGACTTTTTGCTCAGTTCGTTGCGCCTTTGGTCAGCCCGCAAATAA